The Neobacillus sp. PS3-34 genome has a window encoding:
- a CDS encoding SMI1/KNR4 family protein — MINKDLECILSKIEELETNDVEIVVEDPEIETISFHLFLRDEFEQGQLGYRVDEDGNSLTGKNEGDWKENWYVIGYDEDLGDPIIIDINNKDYPVMTAMHGEGDWEPEVIYSSLKEFLESLS; from the coding sequence ATGATAAATAAAGATTTAGAATGTATTTTAAGTAAAATTGAGGAGCTTGAAACTAATGATGTAGAGATAGTAGTAGAGGATCCCGAAATTGAAACTATTTCTTTTCACCTTTTTTTAAGAGACGAATTTGAACAAGGGCAGTTAGGATATAGGGTAGACGAGGATGGAAATTCTTTAACAGGAAAAAATGAAGGCGACTGGAAAGAAAATTGGTATGTCATAGGTTACGATGAAGACCTAGGGGATCCAATTATTATAGATATTAATAATAAAGATTATCCTGTAATGACTGCAATGCACGGTGAAGGAGACTGGGAGCCAGAAGTAATATATTCATCTTTGAAAGAATTTCTAGAATCTTTATCATAA
- the wrbA gene encoding NAD(P)H:quinone oxidoreductase type IV: MANVKLAVIFYSMGGTNVQLAKWAEEGAREAGAEVKVLKVQELAPESVVQGNEVWRRTTEETKDIPVVTSGDIEWANAIIFSVPTRFGNVPSQMKQFLDTQGGLWASGKTVNKVVSAMTSAQNPHGGQEATILALYTSMMHWGAIIVPPGYTDPVLFGAGGNPYGTSVTVGEDGKMKDPNQVEAAVKHQARRTVTVAEWVNKGNQ; encoded by the coding sequence TTGGCAAATGTTAAATTAGCAGTCATTTTCTACAGCATGGGTGGTACGAATGTTCAACTCGCAAAATGGGCTGAAGAAGGGGCAAGAGAAGCAGGTGCAGAGGTAAAGGTATTGAAGGTTCAGGAATTGGCTCCTGAATCAGTTGTTCAAGGAAACGAAGTATGGAGGCGTACAACCGAGGAAACAAAGGATATACCTGTTGTGACTTCCGGGGATATTGAATGGGCTAATGCAATTATCTTCAGCGTTCCTACCAGGTTTGGTAACGTTCCTTCCCAAATGAAACAGTTTCTTGATACACAGGGAGGATTATGGGCTAGCGGAAAAACCGTTAATAAAGTTGTGAGCGCCATGACATCTGCCCAAAATCCACATGGAGGTCAGGAAGCAACAATTTTGGCTCTTTATACATCTATGATGCACTGGGGGGCAATTATCGTACCACCAGGATACACCGATCCTGTTTTGTTTGGAGCAGGAGGAAATCCATACGGGACAAGTGTAACTGTTGGAGAAGATGGAAAAATGAAGGATCCGAATCAAGTGGAAGCAGCGGTTAAACATCAGGCGAGACGTACTGTAACTGTTGCTGAATGGGTTAATAAAGGGAACCAATAA
- a CDS encoding TetR/AcrR family transcriptional regulator has protein sequence MPRTPEENDRIRQLSKQNIRTAAMELFIKQGYYATSIHDVAKQAGISKGLLYNYYKGKEELLSEMVEARIREVVEVMEGATALKRPSEQLKHIIEGAIDNIHQNPEVHRFYLHLQTQPESDEELIKYSKLLIKENARMFEIQCEIFERLGVQQPRQRSLYFSSVLQGIMLMISTYPQIFPIEEIKKQIIQEFC, from the coding sequence ATGCCGCGAACACCCGAAGAGAATGATCGCATTCGCCAACTTTCAAAACAAAATATTCGTACTGCAGCTATGGAATTATTTATTAAACAAGGATATTATGCTACCTCTATTCACGATGTAGCAAAACAAGCGGGCATTTCTAAAGGGTTACTATACAATTATTACAAAGGAAAAGAAGAGCTGCTGTCTGAAATGGTCGAGGCGAGAATCAGGGAAGTGGTTGAAGTAATGGAAGGAGCAACCGCTCTCAAGAGACCCAGTGAGCAACTTAAACACATTATCGAAGGAGCGATTGATAATATCCATCAAAATCCAGAAGTCCATCGATTCTATCTGCATCTGCAAACTCAGCCAGAGTCAGACGAAGAGTTGATTAAATACAGTAAACTCCTTATTAAAGAAAACGCTAGAATGTTTGAGATACAATGTGAAATATTTGAAAGGCTGGGAGTACAGCAGCCAAGGCAACGGTCGTTATATTTTTCATCCGTGCTTCAAGGTATTATGTTGATGATATCTACCTATCCACAAATTTTTCCGATTGAAGAAATTAAAAAACAGATTATTCAAGAATTTTGTTAA
- a CDS encoding ABC transporter substrate-binding protein, with protein sequence MKKGISFLCIISIILFMFFSPLVNNRAEASSPSSLRVGWTTEPDSLSPFISNRVSTFELHLLIYDSLVAFDNHLKPEGRLAESWNVSDDNLTWTFKLKKGVKWHDGVPFTSQDVKYSYETLLKAEMGMYSDFLKGITSIETPDDYTVVIKTDKPKANMLYVTAPILPKHIWEKVKFDDLKTWPNEKPIGTGAFKFVEWKKGEYVKLEANKDYFLGTPKVNELIYPLYANNDTMVQSLKIGEIDAAININANQVKLLGAEKNMKVLSNPTNSFTNIGINSSKDKASKGNPLLLNTSIKQAMEYAIDKQKIIDVAYSGQGKAGTTIVPTFLKDWHNELSADKVRSFDANKAKAILDDAGFKDQNGDGIREDKNGKPLEFRLYTRSKSAEEVKAGQMVHSMLNDVGIETKVETMDDGVLGDKIADKGNYDLFIWGWTTDIDPTTILSIVSTDQIGNLSETYYSNSKYDELLAEQATTIDFKKRQSMVYEMQDILAEDLPYIILMEENAIQAVRTDKWKGWTPVQGAYFMTANNYNYLHVEPAVKETASGKDTNKNNENSSNSWWIYVAIAVAIIVLILVVKARKRNGIDRFDDM encoded by the coding sequence ATGAAAAAGGGGATTTCATTTTTATGCATCATTTCAATTATATTATTTATGTTTTTTTCACCACTAGTTAACAACCGTGCGGAAGCTTCAAGTCCATCTTCCTTAAGAGTTGGTTGGACTACAGAACCTGATAGCTTAAGTCCGTTCATATCAAACAGAGTTTCCACCTTTGAGTTACATCTATTAATCTATGACTCCTTGGTTGCTTTTGATAATCATTTAAAGCCAGAAGGAAGATTAGCAGAAAGCTGGAATGTTAGCGATGACAATTTAACGTGGACATTTAAGTTGAAGAAAGGTGTCAAATGGCATGATGGAGTGCCTTTTACCTCCCAAGACGTTAAGTATAGTTATGAAACGCTGCTGAAAGCTGAAATGGGCATGTATTCGGATTTTCTTAAGGGAATTACCAGCATTGAAACCCCTGACGACTATACAGTTGTCATTAAAACAGATAAGCCGAAAGCCAATATGTTATATGTAACAGCCCCAATTTTACCAAAGCATATTTGGGAAAAAGTAAAATTTGATGATTTAAAGACATGGCCTAACGAAAAGCCAATCGGGACGGGTGCGTTTAAATTTGTTGAATGGAAGAAAGGCGAATATGTAAAGCTTGAGGCGAACAAGGATTACTTTTTAGGCACCCCAAAGGTTAATGAATTAATTTACCCTCTATATGCCAACAACGATACGATGGTCCAATCGTTAAAAATTGGTGAAATTGATGCAGCCATCAACATTAATGCGAACCAGGTAAAATTACTGGGAGCAGAAAAGAATATGAAAGTTCTTTCCAATCCGACGAACAGCTTTACCAATATTGGTATCAACTCATCGAAGGATAAGGCATCAAAAGGGAATCCACTATTATTAAACACTTCCATCAAACAAGCGATGGAATATGCAATTGATAAACAAAAAATTATCGATGTGGCTTATTCCGGTCAGGGAAAAGCAGGAACGACAATCGTTCCAACATTTTTAAAGGATTGGCACAATGAATTGAGTGCGGATAAGGTTCGCTCCTTTGATGCGAACAAGGCTAAAGCCATCTTGGATGACGCAGGCTTTAAGGATCAAAATGGTGATGGTATTCGTGAAGATAAAAACGGAAAACCATTAGAGTTTCGTCTCTATACTCGGAGCAAATCAGCAGAAGAAGTTAAAGCCGGCCAAATGGTTCATTCCATGTTAAACGATGTTGGAATCGAAACAAAAGTGGAAACCATGGATGATGGTGTGTTAGGAGATAAAATCGCTGACAAAGGCAACTATGATTTATTTATTTGGGGTTGGACAACTGATATCGATCCAACCACAATCTTGAGTATTGTTAGTACTGATCAAATTGGAAATTTAAGCGAAACGTATTATTCCAATTCAAAGTATGATGAGTTGCTGGCAGAGCAGGCAACAACGATCGATTTCAAAAAACGCCAGAGTATGGTGTATGAGATGCAGGACATTTTAGCAGAAGATCTTCCATACATCATTCTAATGGAGGAAAATGCAATCCAGGCGGTTCGCACTGATAAATGGAAGGGTTGGACACCCGTTCAAGGCGCTTACTTCATGACAGCTAACAATTATAACTATCTTCATGTTGAGCCTGCTGTCAAAGAAACCGCGAGCGGGAAAGATACAAATAAAAATAATGAAAATAGCAGTAACTCCTGGTGGATTTACGTCGCAATTGCAGTAGCTATCATTGTTCTCATATTGGTGGTTAAAGCGAGAAAACGGAATGGAATTGACCGTTTTGATGATATGTAA
- a CDS encoding IclR family transcriptional regulator, translated as MKKQFQVLGVSRIDQEKSQNIRVLERVFDIIEAFTLDSSELTLTEISEKTSLSLATIHRFIQTMLARGYIEQDPISNKYKLSKQFVRLGGIVVSCIDLVQTAIPYLQELSNKTSQNCNLSVYDQGKVLCLINIESFKSYFMGIKVGQSLPVYGGALSKVILAHLPSDLISNLISDDLPTFTPQTISHRDLLLKELAKIREQGYAESRGELTIGEAAIAAPIYDYSNAVVAGISISGQSIIILKRNKLNFATSS; from the coding sequence ATGAAAAAACAATTTCAAGTGTTGGGGGTGTCAAGAATAGACCAAGAAAAAAGCCAAAATATACGGGTATTAGAAAGAGTGTTTGATATTATTGAAGCCTTTACATTAGACAGTTCAGAATTAACACTCACAGAAATCTCAGAAAAAACCTCATTATCCCTAGCTACGATTCATCGTTTTATTCAAACCATGCTGGCTAGGGGATATATTGAGCAGGACCCTATTTCCAATAAATACAAGCTTAGTAAGCAGTTTGTTCGATTAGGCGGCATCGTTGTAAGCTGCATAGACCTAGTGCAAACAGCAATACCCTACCTCCAGGAACTATCCAATAAAACCTCACAAAATTGCAACCTCAGTGTATATGATCAAGGAAAAGTTTTATGTTTAATCAATATTGAATCCTTTAAAAGCTATTTTATGGGAATCAAAGTTGGACAGAGCCTCCCAGTATATGGAGGGGCATTATCAAAAGTCATCCTGGCTCATCTTCCTTCAGATTTAATATCGAACCTCATCTCAGATGATTTACCAACCTTTACACCACAAACGATATCTCACCGAGACCTTTTATTAAAAGAACTTGCAAAAATTCGCGAACAAGGCTATGCGGAATCCAGAGGCGAACTAACCATCGGAGAGGCAGCGATTGCAGCACCTATTTATGATTATTCAAACGCAGTAGTTGCGGGCATCTCTATTTCTGGCCAGAGCATCATTATATTGAAGAGAAACAAATTGAATTTCGCAACCAGCTCCTAA
- a CDS encoding putative holin-like toxin, which produces MTVFESFMIMIAFASLIVALLSFNQKK; this is translated from the coding sequence ATGACAGTATTTGAATCTTTTATGATTATGATTGCATTTGCGAGCTTAATCGTCGCTTTACTGTCATTTAACCAAAAAAAATAA
- a CDS encoding YciI family protein: protein MLFMLIVKASKNSEAGNLPSTELMEAMTKYNEELVNAGVRVMAKGLHPSSNGMRISFPKPGEKPVVTEGPFTESNDLIAGFILIDVKSREEAIEWAIRMPDPQGHGEGEIELRQVF, encoded by the coding sequence ATGCTGTTTATGCTGATTGTCAAGGCCTCGAAGAATTCGGAAGCCGGAAATCTCCCGAGCACAGAGCTCATGGAAGCCATGACGAAGTACAATGAGGAATTAGTTAATGCAGGCGTGCGGGTTATGGCTAAAGGGCTTCATCCAAGTTCGAATGGGATGCGCATTTCCTTTCCGAAACCTGGAGAAAAGCCGGTGGTTACGGAGGGCCCATTTACGGAATCGAACGACTTGATTGCTGGGTTCATTCTGATTGATGTGAAGTCGAGGGAAGAAGCTATCGAGTGGGCAATAAGGATGCCTGACCCGCAAGGACATGGGGAAGGTGAGATTGAATTGCGTCAGGTTTTTTAG
- a CDS encoding P1 family peptidase, whose product MRERKRVRELGINIGRFPTGPNNAITDIPGVKVGHETVISEEHDDRGPARTGVTVILPNEDLYNQRLFANSYVINGAGEMTGILQVKEWGIIETPIALTNSMNVGIVSDGIIEYMTRRYPELGNTEDIVLPIVAECDDSFLNNPRGRHVKQEHVLSAINKATYGP is encoded by the coding sequence ATGAGAGAAAGAAAACGTGTAAGAGAATTAGGGATAAATATAGGGAGGTTTCCAACAGGTCCAAACAACGCCATTACGGATATCCCTGGTGTAAAAGTTGGACACGAAACCGTTATTTCTGAAGAACATGATGATAGAGGTCCTGCACGGACTGGTGTAACGGTGATCCTTCCTAATGAAGATTTATACAATCAGCGCCTTTTTGCTAATAGTTATGTCATTAACGGTGCTGGTGAAATGACAGGAATTCTTCAAGTGAAGGAATGGGGAATCATAGAAACCCCAATTGCACTAACAAATTCAATGAATGTAGGGATTGTAAGTGATGGCATCATTGAATATATGACAAGAAGATATCCTGAATTAGGGAACACGGAGGATATCGTCCTGCCAATTGTTGCAGAATGTGATGATAGCTTTTTAAATAACCCTCGCGGTAGACATGTGAAGCAAGAACACGTTTTATCAGCAATAAATAAAGCGACATACGGGCCGTAG
- a CDS encoding HAD family hydrolase yields MLFDLDDTLLNRDKAVDKMFLIILEKCYEDVNHSSQNEMLQKFKKYDNRNYGNSDKTKVLESFFDEFPPKYRLPHNYIQDFWNNNFPNCFSINQYTINIVNTIKRHVKVAIITNGSTQRQKAKIINTNLNSCFDIVIISEEVGFRKPDKRIFELALNNLNVQPEDALFVGDDIEKDIGGCQNADIKGIWFNPYLIKNDTEIKPYAEINSFDRLLSYFT; encoded by the coding sequence ATGCTATTTGATTTAGATGATACCCTACTTAATAGGGATAAGGCAGTAGATAAAATGTTTTTAATTATTTTAGAAAAGTGTTATGAGGATGTTAATCATTCATCACAAAACGAAATGTTACAAAAATTCAAAAAGTATGATAATAGAAACTATGGCAATAGTGATAAAACAAAAGTTTTGGAATCATTTTTTGATGAATTTCCACCAAAATATAGATTGCCACACAATTACATTCAAGATTTTTGGAATAATAATTTTCCTAATTGTTTTTCTATAAACCAATATACTATAAATATCGTAAATACTATAAAGAGGCATGTTAAAGTTGCAATTATAACAAACGGCTCAACTCAGAGACAAAAGGCTAAAATAATTAACACAAATTTAAATAGTTGTTTTGATATAGTAATTATTTCTGAAGAAGTGGGATTTAGAAAACCTGACAAAAGAATATTTGAATTAGCATTAAATAATCTTAATGTGCAACCAGAAGACGCATTATTCGTTGGAGATGATATAGAAAAGGATATCGGTGGTTGTCAAAACGCAGATATTAAGGGCATATGGTTCAATCCTTATTTGATCAAAAATGATACCGAAATAAAACCATATGCAGAAATCAATTCTTTTGATAGATTATTAAGTTATTTTACTTAA
- a CDS encoding DinB family protein, with amino-acid sequence MFTSVNDFLNEWKQEAAVTQKVLDALTDVSLNQEVSLGLYCIGSLAWHITGAVYYFPLQVGVKFEAPDLQKESPKSAAEISETYKTVSQRLTEAFSEQVTDVKLNEMVNLFGREMPLQAVFRLLIQHQAHHRGQLTVLMRQADLKVPGVYGPSKEEWEAMNAQKS; translated from the coding sequence ATGTTCACATCAGTAAATGATTTCTTAAACGAATGGAAACAAGAAGCAGCAGTTACTCAAAAAGTGCTGGACGCGCTGACAGATGTATCTTTGAATCAGGAAGTTTCTCTAGGATTATACTGTATTGGAAGCCTCGCTTGGCACATTACGGGAGCAGTTTACTATTTTCCTTTACAGGTAGGAGTAAAATTCGAGGCTCCTGATCTTCAAAAAGAATCACCAAAATCAGCTGCTGAAATCAGCGAGACTTATAAAACAGTAAGTCAGCGGTTAACAGAAGCATTTTCTGAACAGGTTACAGATGTTAAATTGAATGAAATGGTGAATTTATTTGGAAGGGAAATGCCACTTCAAGCTGTTTTCCGTCTGCTAATACAGCATCAGGCTCATCACCGCGGACAATTGACGGTCCTTATGAGACAAGCTGACTTGAAGGTTCCGGGCGTATATGGTCCTAGCAAAGAAGAATGGGAAGCGATGAATGCTCAAAAGAGTTAG
- a CDS encoding DUF3231 family protein translates to MEQVNHQDKINASEYGIIWSQYINDSMSRCVLRYLINDAKDEDTRALLQFALQLSESHIERTKQFLTQENYPIPIGFTDEDVTVNAPSLFTDTFKVIYLQIMSIHGLTRYAGATSVSIREDVRKYLMECTSQTLELYDRVTTVALSKGILSKPPTLNNKQKIDFIRKQNYLTGWFGKRRPINAVEISGAHLNMQKTMVKMVLELGFSQVCQSKEVREFFERARKLCKRHFHILGLMLEEENLHEPRIFESEVTDSTVPPFSDKLMLFHVATLLSAALGYYGEALSMCQRRDLSADYARMNMEIALIAEDGMNLLIENGWMEQPPTATDHENLAKD, encoded by the coding sequence ATGGAACAGGTTAATCATCAAGATAAAATTAATGCTTCAGAATATGGTATCATCTGGTCGCAATATATTAATGACAGTATGTCACGTTGTGTTCTTCGCTATTTAATAAATGATGCTAAAGATGAAGATACTCGTGCTTTACTTCAATTTGCCTTACAATTATCAGAATCCCATATAGAAAGAACGAAACAATTTTTAACACAAGAAAACTATCCTATTCCAATAGGGTTCACAGACGAAGATGTAACAGTAAACGCCCCTAGTTTATTTACTGATACCTTTAAGGTAATTTATTTGCAAATTATGTCCATTCACGGATTGACGAGGTATGCTGGTGCTACAAGTGTCAGTATACGTGAGGATGTCAGAAAATATTTAATGGAATGTACTTCTCAAACATTGGAATTATATGATAGGGTAACTACTGTCGCCTTATCTAAGGGGATTCTTAGTAAGCCGCCTACATTAAATAATAAACAAAAGATTGATTTTATTAGGAAACAAAACTATTTAACAGGTTGGTTCGGAAAGCGTAGACCGATTAATGCAGTCGAAATCAGTGGCGCACATCTTAATATGCAAAAAACTATGGTGAAAATGGTTTTAGAGTTAGGATTCAGCCAAGTATGCCAATCTAAAGAAGTACGAGAGTTTTTCGAACGTGCTCGAAAACTTTGTAAAAGACACTTTCATATACTGGGTTTAATGTTAGAAGAGGAGAATCTCCATGAACCAAGGATATTTGAGTCAGAAGTAACAGATTCAACAGTACCTCCCTTTTCTGATAAGCTTATGCTTTTCCATGTAGCCACACTGCTATCTGCTGCACTTGGTTATTATGGAGAGGCTTTATCAATGTGTCAAAGAAGGGACTTGAGTGCTGATTACGCACGAATGAATATGGAAATTGCATTAATTGCAGAAGATGGTATGAATCTTTTAATAGAAAATGGATGGATGGAACAACCTCCTACTGCCACCGACCACGAAAACTTAGCTAAGGATTAA
- a CDS encoding P1 family peptidase, with protein sequence MSCFEFKGGIGTSSRVVLNQYTIGTLVMTNFGKRNDFLLNGTAVGKELQEFMPKSRVPEGSIIIVIGTDAPLLSHQLGRVAKRAALGLGKIGSKAYHGSGEISLAFSTANRLKRGDVTDIQCLNMLNDQFLNDIFEAAIESVEEAILNAIFKATTLSGRNGNVLYEIPIEKTLQILGLK encoded by the coding sequence ATGAGCTGTTTTGAGTTTAAAGGAGGGATAGGTACATCTTCTAGAGTCGTTTTAAATCAATATACGATTGGAACATTAGTCATGACTAACTTTGGTAAACGCAACGATTTTCTTTTAAACGGTACTGCTGTTGGAAAGGAACTTCAAGAGTTTATGCCGAAAAGTCGTGTTCCTGAGGGATCCATTATTATTGTCATTGGAACAGATGCTCCATTGCTGTCACATCAGTTAGGGAGGGTAGCAAAAAGAGCCGCATTAGGACTCGGGAAAATTGGCTCGAAGGCTTATCATGGAAGTGGTGAAATATCTCTTGCTTTTTCTACGGCAAATAGGTTGAAAAGAGGAGATGTGACAGACATCCAGTGCTTAAACATGTTAAATGATCAGTTCCTTAATGATATTTTTGAAGCTGCGATCGAGAGTGTGGAAGAAGCGATCTTAAATGCAATATTTAAAGCAACTACCTTGTCTGGCCGGAATGGAAATGTTCTATATGAAATACCAATCGAGAAGACTTTACAAATTCTTGGTCTCAAATAA
- a CDS encoding LD-carboxypeptidase, whose translation MEKIKPARLKKGDTIGIVAPASPLYNKSDFIRGKRTLEEWGFHVIVGDHVHARHEYLAGTDEQRAHDINSMFKNDQVDAIFVTQGGYGSARILRYLDFDLIKQNPKIFIGYSDITAIHLAIHRLTGLVSFHGPGMAGFNPEDLSEYRKNQLFKALMLNEPIGEIELADKKKWINIIHPGEARGEMVGGNLTLICASLGTPYEIETEGKILFFEELDTEPWVMDHMLSHLWNAGKLQKAAGIVVAECKDCEPYKHNPGFPVTFSLEDILEDYLKRLQIPAIYGLPLGHTKDLATIPLGVHGFLDASNGKFIIEECGTRS comes from the coding sequence TTGGAAAAAATAAAACCAGCAAGGTTAAAAAAAGGAGATACGATCGGAATCGTTGCCCCTGCCAGCCCTTTATACAATAAGAGTGATTTCATTCGAGGAAAAAGAACACTTGAAGAGTGGGGCTTTCATGTGATCGTTGGTGACCATGTTCATGCAAGACATGAGTATTTAGCGGGAACAGATGAACAGCGCGCACACGACATCAACTCCATGTTTAAAAATGATCAAGTCGATGCCATTTTCGTCACACAGGGTGGATATGGATCAGCAAGAATCCTCCGCTATTTAGATTTTGATTTGATTAAACAGAATCCTAAAATTTTCATTGGCTACAGTGATATTACTGCAATTCATCTCGCGATACATAGGCTTACAGGATTGGTTTCCTTTCACGGGCCAGGAATGGCAGGATTTAATCCTGAGGATTTATCCGAATATCGAAAGAATCAGCTATTTAAAGCATTAATGTTGAACGAACCCATTGGGGAAATTGAACTCGCTGATAAGAAAAAATGGATTAACATCATTCATCCAGGTGAAGCAAGAGGAGAAATGGTGGGCGGAAATCTGACGTTAATCTGTGCCTCTTTAGGTACTCCCTATGAGATAGAAACGGAGGGGAAAATTTTATTTTTCGAAGAGCTGGATACCGAGCCATGGGTTATGGATCATATGTTATCGCACTTATGGAATGCAGGAAAGCTGCAAAAAGCCGCAGGCATTGTCGTTGCGGAATGTAAAGATTGTGAGCCTTATAAGCACAATCCTGGTTTCCCGGTTACGTTTAGTTTAGAGGATATTTTAGAGGACTATTTAAAGCGCTTACAAATCCCGGCTATTTATGGGCTGCCACTTGGACACACAAAAGATTTGGCAACTATTCCATTAGGGGTACATGGGTTTTTAGATGCTTCAAACGGAAAATTTATCATAGAAGAATGCGGTACGCGTTCGTAG
- a CDS encoding alpha/beta hydrolase, which yields METRVNQIELNGLTFQYRESGHPSAAPIVALHALGKSAETWDQVAVALGENYRVLALDQRGHGGSTRVGTYSFELMCDDLLHFVNAMNLDQFTLLGQSMGGTVSYLFSEKFPSRIERLIVEDTPPPFPDKPIEIPSKPPGSLPFDWLVVPSILTQLNDPNPQWWARLKDIIKPTLIIGGGSSHIPQHKLQEVSELIPTCELVTIDHAGHFVHDDNLPAFIAAVKSFLHS from the coding sequence ATGGAAACACGGGTAAATCAAATTGAATTGAATGGACTCACCTTTCAATATCGAGAGAGCGGGCACCCTTCTGCAGCGCCAATTGTTGCACTACATGCACTGGGAAAAAGTGCAGAAACATGGGATCAAGTGGCAGTTGCATTAGGAGAAAATTACCGCGTTTTAGCTTTGGATCAGCGAGGGCACGGTGGGAGTACAAGAGTTGGCACTTACTCCTTTGAACTTATGTGCGATGACTTGCTTCATTTTGTGAATGCCATGAATTTAGACCAATTTACGTTACTCGGTCAGTCCATGGGAGGAACAGTATCCTATCTATTCTCAGAAAAATTTCCGTCAAGGATAGAAAGGTTGATTGTTGAAGACACTCCACCTCCTTTTCCTGACAAGCCAATCGAGATTCCTTCTAAACCTCCTGGTTCCCTCCCATTTGATTGGCTGGTAGTGCCTTCGATTCTAACGCAACTTAATGACCCCAATCCCCAATGGTGGGCCCGTCTAAAGGATATTATCAAGCCGACTCTTATTATAGGCGGTGGGTCAAGTCATATTCCACAACATAAATTGCAAGAAGTTTCTGAACTTATTCCCACTTGCGAATTGGTGACAATTGATCATGCGGGGCACTTTGTGCATGATGATAACTTACCAGCCTTCATAGCTGCCGTAAAAAGTTTTCTACATTCATGA
- a CDS encoding carboxymuconolactone decarboxylase family protein, with amino-acid sequence MRVHLNAALRVGLTKEEIIEALLQCSPYTGFQRY; translated from the coding sequence CTGCGCGTTCACTTAAACGCTGCCCTAAGAGTTGGGCTAACGAAAGAAGAAATTATTGAAGCACTTCTCCAATGTTCACCTTACACTGGTTTCCAAAGGTATTGA